From Actinosynnema mirum DSM 43827, a single genomic window includes:
- the dhaM gene encoding dihydroxyacetone kinase phosphoryl donor subunit DhaM, whose amino-acid sequence MSVGIVVVSHSRKLAEGVVELAGQMAPEVRLVAVGGDGGGGLGTDYAAVVEGLADADGGGGVVVLFDLGSARMVADLAVEEFGGAAAVVDAPLVTGAVAAAVAAQGGAALEAVVAAALWAWGSGERAGGGAAGDGADGGADGGAGAGAGAGAGPGGAGGAAGDGVVRAVVPLVNDVGLHARPAGLVARALAGVDARVVVRHGGREVDARSVLELMGLGATGGDSVEVVAVGVDAEEAVRRVTELAARGFDG is encoded by the coding sequence GTGAGCGTGGGGATCGTGGTGGTCTCGCACAGCCGCAAGCTCGCCGAGGGGGTGGTGGAGCTGGCCGGGCAGATGGCGCCGGAGGTGCGGCTCGTCGCCGTCGGCGGGGACGGCGGCGGTGGGCTGGGGACGGACTACGCGGCGGTGGTCGAGGGGCTGGCCGACGCTGACGGCGGGGGCGGGGTCGTGGTGCTGTTCGACCTCGGGAGCGCGCGCATGGTCGCGGACCTGGCGGTGGAGGAGTTCGGCGGTGCGGCGGCGGTCGTGGACGCGCCGCTGGTGACCGGGGCCGTCGCGGCGGCGGTGGCGGCCCAGGGCGGTGCGGCGCTGGAGGCGGTGGTGGCGGCGGCGCTCTGGGCCTGGGGGAGCGGGGAGCGGGCGGGCGGTGGTGCCGCCGGTGACGGCGCTGACGGTGGTGCTGACGGTGGTGCCGGTGCCGGTGCCGGTGCCGGTGCCGGTCCCGGTGGCGCAGGCGGTGCCGCCGGTGACGGCGTGGTGCGGGCGGTGGTGCCGCTGGTCAACGACGTCGGGTTGCACGCGCGGCCCGCCGGGCTGGTCGCGCGGGCGCTGGCCGGGGTGGACGCGCGCGTGGTCGTCCGGCACGGCGGGCGGGAGGTCGACGCGCGCAGCGTGCTGGAGCTGATGGGACTCGGCGCGACCGGCGGGGACAGCGTGGAGGTCGTCGCGGTCGGGGTCGACGCCGAGGAGGCGGTGCGGCGGGTGACCGAGCTGGCCGCGCGCGGGTTCGACGGGTGA
- the dhaL gene encoding dihydroxyacetone kinase subunit DhaL — protein sequence MGCGAREVAGAVRALADVVVAHRNELVRLDREIGDGDHGENLSRGFLAAAEKVALAEPTTPGAVLKLVATTLISTVGGAAGPLYGTALLRAATALGEVAELSGDDVALALRAALDGVVARGKAQVGDKTMVDALSPAAAAAAGLGGAGVGEVLAAAAAAAEGGARATVPLVARKGRASYLGERSAGHMDPGARSTALLLGALARVAAG from the coding sequence ATGGGGTGCGGGGCGCGCGAGGTCGCCGGGGCCGTCCGGGCGCTGGCCGACGTGGTGGTGGCGCACCGGAACGAGCTGGTGCGGCTGGACCGGGAGATCGGCGACGGCGACCACGGGGAGAACCTGAGCCGGGGGTTCCTGGCGGCGGCGGAGAAGGTCGCGCTGGCCGAGCCCACGACGCCGGGGGCGGTGCTGAAGCTGGTCGCCACGACGCTGATCTCCACCGTGGGCGGGGCGGCCGGACCGCTGTACGGGACGGCGCTGCTGCGGGCCGCGACCGCCCTCGGCGAGGTCGCCGAGCTGTCCGGGGACGACGTCGCGCTCGCGCTGCGGGCGGCGCTGGACGGGGTCGTGGCGCGGGGCAAGGCGCAGGTCGGGGACAAGACGATGGTGGACGCGCTGAGCCCGGCCGCGGCGGCAGCCGCCGGGCTCGGCGGGGCCGGGGTGGGCGAGGTGCTCGCCGCCGCCGCTGCCGCCGCCGAGGGCGGGGCGCGGGCGACCGTGCCGCTGGTGGCGCGCAAGGGGCGGGCCTCGTACCTGGGGGAGCGGTCCGCCGGGCACATGGACCCCGGCGCGCGGTCGACCGCGCTGCTGCTGGGGGCGCTGGCTCGGGTGGCCGCCGGGTGA
- the dhaK gene encoding dihydroxyacetone kinase subunit DhaK: MKKVINDPGTVVVDALRGVAAAHPDLLDVRFDPALVLRADAPVSRKVALVSGGGSGHEPLHGGFVGRGMLDAACPGPVFTSPTPDQVLAALVATDGGVGSLLLVKNYTGDVLNFETAAELAAAEGLEVRTVLIDDDVAVKDSLHTAGRRGVAGTVLVEKIVGAAAERGVDLDGCEALARKVVAGVRTMGLALAPCTVPHAGEPSFDLGDGEVELGIGIHGEPGRSRVPLGSADELVDALLGPVLEDLPFAEGDEVLLLTNGMGGTPLVELYLAHGIAEARLAERGITVRRRLVGSYVTSLEMQGLSLTLLKLDDELVELWDAPVRTAALRWGL, from the coding sequence GTGAAGAAGGTCATCAACGATCCGGGCACCGTGGTGGTGGACGCGCTGCGCGGTGTGGCCGCCGCGCACCCCGACCTCCTCGACGTTCGGTTCGACCCGGCGCTCGTGCTGCGCGCCGACGCCCCGGTGTCCCGCAAGGTCGCCCTCGTCTCCGGCGGCGGGTCCGGGCACGAGCCGCTGCACGGCGGGTTCGTCGGGCGCGGGATGCTCGACGCGGCCTGCCCCGGCCCGGTGTTCACCTCGCCCACCCCCGACCAGGTGCTCGCGGCCCTGGTCGCCACCGACGGCGGCGTCGGCTCGCTGCTGCTGGTCAAGAACTACACCGGCGACGTGCTCAACTTCGAGACCGCCGCCGAGCTGGCCGCCGCCGAGGGGCTCGAGGTGCGGACCGTGCTGATCGACGACGACGTGGCGGTGAAGGACTCGCTGCACACCGCCGGGCGGCGCGGGGTGGCCGGGACCGTGCTGGTGGAGAAGATCGTCGGCGCGGCGGCCGAGCGCGGGGTCGACCTGGACGGGTGCGAGGCGCTGGCCCGGAAGGTCGTGGCCGGGGTGCGGACCATGGGGCTGGCGCTCGCGCCGTGCACCGTGCCGCACGCCGGCGAGCCCAGCTTCGACCTCGGCGACGGCGAGGTGGAGCTCGGCATCGGCATCCACGGCGAGCCCGGCCGCAGCCGGGTGCCGCTGGGCAGCGCGGACGAGCTGGTCGACGCGCTGCTCGGGCCCGTCCTGGAGGACCTGCCGTTCGCCGAGGGGGACGAGGTGCTGCTGCTCACCAACGGGATGGGCGGGACACCGCTGGTCGAGCTGTACCTGGCGCACGGCATCGCCGAGGCGCGGCTGGCCGAGCGCGGGATCACCGTGCGGCGGCGGCTGGTCGGGTCGTACGTCACCAGCCTGGAGATGCAGGGGCTGAGCCTGACGCTGCTCAAGCTGGACGACGAGCTGGTCGAGCTGTGGGACGCGCCCGTGCGCACCGCCGCGCTGCGCTGGGGGCTGTGA
- a CDS encoding aldehyde dehydrogenase family protein gives MTQTAEAKSERGGDGPELLTSHDPRTGEVVGRHPVHSADDVAAAVRRARDASTHWAALDFDGRRARLDRWRKLLSRRADELCALISAETGKSADDARLEVAMVLDHLHWAAKHARKTLGRRRVATGPVMHNHAATLEYRPFGVVGVIGPWNYPAFTPMGSLSYALAAGNAVVFKPSEHTPGVGRFLADTFAEAVPEQHVLQVVTGYGPTGAALCGAGVDKLAFTGSTATGRRVMAECARTLTPVLVECGGKDALIVAEDADLEAAARGAVWGGLFNAGQSCAGVERVYVAEAVADAFVELVTRKAATLRPGGSPDADFGPITMPKQVDVIAAHVADALDRGATAAVGGRESIRPPYVEPVVLLDVPEDAAAVTEETFGPTLVVNRVADADEAVRRANALRYGLGAAVYSKARGEELAARLRCGVVSINSVLAFASVPALPFGGVGDSGFGRIHGEDGLREFTYAHAVSRQRFAGALDPMTYERGNRTVRRVLRLVRVLRGR, from the coding sequence ATGACGCAGACCGCGGAGGCGAAGTCCGAGCGAGGCGGCGACGGGCCGGAGCTGCTCACCTCGCACGACCCGCGCACCGGCGAGGTCGTCGGGCGCCACCCGGTCCACAGCGCGGACGACGTCGCCGCCGCCGTCCGCCGGGCCCGCGACGCCTCGACGCACTGGGCCGCCCTCGACTTCGACGGCCGCCGCGCCCGGCTCGACCGCTGGCGCAAGCTGCTCAGCAGGCGCGCCGACGAGCTGTGCGCGCTGATCAGCGCCGAGACCGGCAAGTCGGCCGACGACGCGCGCCTGGAAGTCGCGATGGTCCTGGACCACCTGCACTGGGCCGCCAAGCACGCCCGCAAGACCCTCGGCCGCCGCCGCGTCGCCACCGGGCCCGTCATGCACAACCACGCCGCGACCCTGGAGTACCGGCCGTTCGGCGTCGTCGGCGTCATCGGGCCGTGGAACTACCCGGCGTTCACGCCCATGGGCTCCCTCTCGTACGCGCTCGCCGCGGGCAACGCCGTCGTGTTCAAGCCCAGCGAGCACACCCCCGGCGTCGGGCGCTTCCTGGCCGACACGTTCGCCGAGGCCGTGCCCGAGCAGCACGTGCTCCAGGTCGTCACCGGCTACGGGCCGACCGGGGCCGCGCTGTGCGGCGCGGGCGTCGACAAGCTCGCGTTCACCGGGTCCACCGCCACCGGGCGGCGGGTCATGGCCGAGTGCGCCCGCACCCTCACGCCCGTGCTGGTCGAGTGCGGCGGCAAGGACGCGCTGATCGTCGCCGAGGACGCCGACCTGGAGGCCGCCGCGCGCGGGGCCGTGTGGGGCGGGCTGTTCAACGCCGGGCAGTCCTGCGCCGGGGTCGAGCGGGTGTACGTGGCCGAGGCCGTCGCCGACGCGTTCGTCGAGCTGGTCACCCGCAAGGCCGCCACGCTGCGCCCCGGCGGCTCGCCGGACGCCGACTTCGGGCCGATCACCATGCCCAAGCAGGTCGACGTCATCGCCGCGCACGTCGCCGACGCCCTGGACCGGGGCGCGACGGCGGCGGTCGGCGGGCGCGAGTCGATCCGGCCGCCGTACGTGGAGCCGGTGGTGCTGCTCGACGTGCCCGAGGACGCCGCGGCGGTCACCGAGGAGACGTTCGGGCCCACGCTGGTGGTCAACCGGGTGGCCGACGCGGACGAGGCGGTGCGGCGGGCCAACGCGCTGCGGTACGGGCTCGGCGCGGCGGTGTACTCGAAGGCGCGCGGCGAGGAGCTGGCGGCGCGGCTGCGGTGCGGGGTGGTGTCGATCAACTCGGTGCTGGCGTTCGCGTCGGTGCCCGCGCTGCCGTTCGGCGGGGTCGGCGACTCCGGGTTCGGGCGCATCCACGGCGAGGACGGGCTGCGCGAGTTCACCTACGCGCACGCGGTGTCCCGGCAGCGGTTCGCCGGGGCGCTGGACCCGATGACCTACGAGCGCGGGAACCGGACGGTGCGGCGCGTGCTGCGGCTGGTGCGGGTGCTGCGCGGGCGGTGA
- a CDS encoding sodium:solute symporter family protein, which translates to MPVLAAEADLRLDAGALDYALLALYFVVVLGIGFLARRSVSTSLDFLLSGRSLPAWVTGLAFVSANLGAIELLGMAANGAQYGMATMHYYWVGAIPAMVFLGLVMMPFYYGSKVRSVPEFLRRRFGKGAHLVNAISFAVAQVLIAGVNLYALALLLNLLLGWPIPLSVVIAALIVLAYTTLGGLSAAIYNEVLQFFVIIAALLPLTIAGLHKVGGWQGLVDKVTAGPGGEEQLSAYPATELTGFENPVLSVIGIVFGLGFVLSFGYWTTNFAEVQRALSAKSMSAAKRTPIIGAYPKALIPAVIVIPGIIAAVVVPEMSALKAGEAADGVTYNNALPLLMRDLLPNGMLGVAITGLLASFMAGVAANVSSFNTVFTYDLWQDYVRKDRPDGYYLKVGRWATIGGTVIAIGTAFLAAGYGNIMDYIQSLFSFFNAPLFATFILGMFWKRMSAAAGWTGLVAGTLAAVLVFALAETGVLDLPGQGASFLGAAAAFVVDIVVSVVVTLFTRPVPRERLSGLVYGLTPKGDLAHGTEGEDAGWYRSPALLGGGVLLLTAVLNIVFS; encoded by the coding sequence GTGCCCGTGCTCGCTGCGGAAGCTGATCTTCGCCTGGACGCGGGGGCGTTGGACTACGCCCTGCTCGCCCTCTACTTCGTCGTGGTCCTCGGGATCGGGTTCCTCGCCCGCCGGTCCGTGTCCACGAGCCTGGACTTCCTGCTGTCCGGGCGCTCCCTGCCCGCCTGGGTTACCGGCCTGGCGTTCGTGTCCGCCAACCTCGGCGCGATCGAGCTGCTCGGCATGGCCGCCAACGGCGCCCAGTACGGCATGGCGACCATGCACTACTACTGGGTCGGCGCCATCCCGGCGATGGTGTTCCTCGGCCTGGTGATGATGCCGTTCTACTACGGCTCCAAGGTCCGCAGCGTCCCCGAGTTCCTGCGCCGCCGGTTCGGCAAGGGCGCGCACCTGGTCAACGCGATCAGCTTCGCCGTCGCCCAGGTCCTCATCGCGGGCGTGAACCTGTACGCGCTGGCCCTGCTGCTGAACCTGCTGCTCGGCTGGCCCATCCCGCTGTCCGTGGTGATCGCGGCCCTGATCGTGCTGGCCTACACCACCCTCGGCGGGCTCTCGGCCGCGATCTACAACGAGGTCCTCCAGTTCTTCGTGATCATCGCCGCGCTGCTGCCGCTCACCATCGCGGGCCTGCACAAGGTCGGCGGGTGGCAGGGCCTGGTCGACAAGGTCACCGCCGGCCCCGGCGGCGAGGAGCAGCTGTCCGCGTACCCGGCGACCGAGCTGACCGGGTTCGAGAACCCGGTGCTGAGCGTCATCGGCATCGTGTTCGGCCTCGGGTTCGTGCTGTCCTTCGGCTACTGGACGACGAACTTCGCCGAGGTGCAGCGCGCCCTGTCCGCCAAGAGCATGTCGGCGGCCAAGCGCACCCCGATCATCGGCGCCTACCCGAAGGCGCTGATCCCGGCCGTGATCGTCATCCCCGGCATCATCGCCGCCGTCGTCGTGCCCGAGATGAGCGCGCTCAAGGCGGGCGAGGCGGCGGACGGCGTCACCTACAACAACGCGCTGCCGCTGCTCATGCGCGACCTGCTGCCCAACGGGATGCTCGGCGTCGCCATCACCGGCCTGCTCGCCTCGTTCATGGCGGGCGTCGCGGCGAACGTGTCCTCGTTCAACACGGTGTTCACCTACGACCTGTGGCAGGACTACGTCCGCAAGGACCGGCCCGACGGCTACTACCTGAAGGTGGGGCGCTGGGCCACGATCGGCGGCACGGTCATCGCCATCGGCACCGCGTTCCTGGCGGCGGGCTACGGGAACATCATGGACTACATCCAGTCCCTGTTCTCGTTCTTCAACGCCCCGCTGTTCGCCACGTTCATCCTCGGCATGTTCTGGAAGCGGATGTCCGCCGCCGCGGGCTGGACCGGCCTGGTCGCGGGCACGCTCGCGGCCGTGCTGGTGTTCGCGCTCGCCGAGACCGGGGTGCTCGACCTGCCCGGCCAGGGCGCGAGCTTCCTGGGCGCCGCCGCCGCGTTCGTGGTGGACATCGTGGTCAGCGTGGTCGTCACCCTGTTCACCAGGCCGGTGCCGCGGGAGCGGCTGTCGGGGCTGGTCTACGGGCTCACGCCCAAGGGCGACCTCGCGCACGGCACGGAGGGCGAGGACGCCGGCTGGTACCGGTCGCCCGCGCTGCTCGGCGGTGGGGTGCTGCTGCTGACCGCCGTGCTCAACATCGTTTTCAGCTGA
- a CDS encoding helix-turn-helix domain-containing protein, giving the protein MAAKKSTPTIRLRRLARQLRLLREDAGLSREEVEEQTGINQATIYRIETAKVRPQNRTLMTMLTTYGCPAEEQAAMRALSKEATKPGWIRPWHAGLPEEYTTYISFEDEAQGVRNYSSLFVPGLLQTEDYARSVISGVLPSATAEQVEDRVKTRVERQAILSKETPLNLWVVIDEAALRRAVGSTEIMRKQRQHLVEAAEAPNVTIQVLRFGDGAHPGMPGEFIVLEFEDPMDGDLIHVDSQAGEVFLESDADIKRFRGTFDSLVAMAASPKDSVAFIAEIDASD; this is encoded by the coding sequence GTGGCCGCGAAGAAGAGCACTCCGACGATCCGCCTGCGCAGGCTGGCTCGTCAGCTCAGGCTGCTGCGCGAGGACGCCGGGCTGAGCCGCGAGGAGGTCGAGGAGCAGACCGGCATCAACCAGGCCACCATCTACCGCATCGAGACCGCGAAGGTCCGTCCGCAGAACCGGACGCTGATGACGATGCTGACCACGTACGGCTGCCCCGCCGAGGAGCAGGCGGCGATGCGGGCGCTGTCGAAGGAAGCCACCAAGCCGGGGTGGATCCGGCCGTGGCACGCGGGGCTGCCCGAGGAGTACACGACCTACATCAGCTTCGAGGACGAGGCGCAGGGCGTTCGCAACTACTCGTCGCTGTTCGTCCCCGGCCTGCTCCAGACCGAGGACTACGCCCGATCGGTGATCAGCGGCGTACTGCCGTCCGCGACCGCCGAACAGGTCGAGGACCGCGTGAAGACCCGCGTGGAGCGGCAGGCGATCCTGAGCAAGGAGACGCCGCTCAACCTCTGGGTGGTGATCGACGAGGCGGCGCTCCGCCGCGCCGTCGGCAGCACCGAGATCATGCGGAAGCAGCGGCAGCACCTGGTCGAGGCGGCCGAGGCCCCGAACGTGACCATCCAGGTCCTCCGTTTCGGCGATGGCGCCCACCCGGGGATGCCTGGTGAGTTCATCGTGCTGGAGTTCGAGGACCCGATGGACGGCGACCTGATCCACGTCGACAGCCAGGCGGGCGAGGTCTTCCTGGAGTCGGACGCGGACATCAAGCGGTTCCGGGGCACCTTCGACAGCTTGGTCGCGATGGCCGCCAGCCCCAAGGACTCGGTCGCGTTCATCGCCGAGATCGACGCAAGTGATTGA
- a CDS encoding DUF397 domain-containing protein, translating to MQETGLPGAPWRKSSYSGNGPSCVEIAPVNNAIATRDSKNPTGPVLLFPEVSWSTFLRSLR from the coding sequence ATGCAGGAGACAGGTCTGCCGGGCGCGCCGTGGCGGAAGAGCAGCTACAGCGGCAACGGTCCGAGCTGCGTGGAGATCGCGCCCGTGAACAACGCGATCGCGACCCGCGACTCGAAGAACCCGACGGGCCCCGTGCTGCTGTTCCCCGAGGTGAGCTGGTCGACCTTCCTGCGCTCTCTCCGCTGA
- the nucS gene encoding endonuclease NucS: MRLVIAHCQVDYVGRLTAHLPPAQRLLLIKADGSVSIHSDDRAYKPLNWMSPPCWLIEDPDVWVVQNKAGEKLIITLHEVLHDSKHELGPEPGLVKDGVEADLQKLLAQHVTTLGDGWTLVRREFPTAIGPVDLMCRDSDGKSVAVEIKRRGEIDGVEQLTRYLELLNRDPLLAPVRGVFAAQQIKPQARTLAEDRGIRCVVLDYDALRGIEPDEFRLF, translated from the coding sequence GTGCGCCTCGTCATCGCTCACTGCCAGGTCGACTACGTCGGACGCCTCACGGCACACCTGCCGCCCGCCCAGCGGCTGCTGCTGATCAAGGCCGACGGCTCGGTGTCGATCCACTCGGACGACCGGGCGTACAAGCCGCTGAACTGGATGAGCCCGCCGTGCTGGCTCATCGAGGACCCCGACGTGTGGGTCGTGCAGAACAAGGCCGGCGAGAAGCTGATCATCACCCTGCACGAGGTGCTGCACGACTCCAAGCACGAGCTCGGCCCGGAACCCGGCCTGGTGAAGGACGGCGTCGAGGCCGACCTGCAGAAGCTGCTCGCCCAGCACGTGACCACCCTCGGCGACGGCTGGACCCTGGTCCGCCGCGAGTTCCCGACCGCGATCGGGCCGGTGGATTTGATGTGCCGCGACTCGGACGGGAAGTCGGTCGCGGTGGAGATCAAGCGGCGCGGCGAGATCGACGGGGTGGAGCAGCTGACCAGGTACCTGGAACTGCTCAACCGGGACCCGCTGCTGGCGCCGGTGCGGGGGGTGTTCGCGGCGCAGCAGATCAAGCCGCAGGCCCGGACGCTGGCGGAGGACCGGGGGATCCGGTGCGTGGTGCTGGACTACGACGCGCTGCGGGGGATCGAACCGGACGAGTTCCGGTTGTTCTGA
- a CDS encoding NUDIX domain-containing protein, producing the protein METLGSRQVYANPWMTVREDPIRRNDGSTGIYGVVDKPDYALVIPLDGERLRLVEQYRYPIKLRRWEFPQGTAPNLAAEPPSVLAARELREETGLRAGRMVELGMLDVAPGMSSQRGRVFLATDLVEGFHEREHEEQDMRSAWFPRAEFEAMITRGEITDAQSIAAYTLLLLHENSQP; encoded by the coding sequence GTGGAGACGCTCGGGTCACGCCAGGTCTACGCGAACCCGTGGATGACGGTCCGCGAGGACCCGATCCGCAGGAACGACGGCAGCACCGGGATCTACGGCGTGGTGGACAAGCCGGACTACGCGCTGGTGATCCCGCTCGACGGGGAGCGCCTGCGCCTGGTCGAGCAGTACCGCTACCCGATCAAGCTCCGCCGCTGGGAGTTCCCGCAGGGCACGGCGCCGAACCTGGCCGCCGAGCCGCCGTCGGTGCTCGCGGCGCGGGAGCTGCGGGAGGAGACCGGGCTGCGGGCGGGTCGGATGGTGGAGCTGGGGATGCTCGACGTCGCGCCGGGCATGTCCAGCCAGCGCGGCCGGGTGTTCCTGGCGACGGACCTCGTGGAGGGGTTCCACGAGCGGGAGCACGAGGAGCAGGACATGCGCTCGGCGTGGTTCCCGAGGGCCGAGTTCGAGGCGATGATCACGCGCGGGGAGATCACCGACGCGCAGTCGATCGCCGCGTACACCCTGCTCCTGCTGCACGAGAACTCGCAGCCGTGA
- a CDS encoding GNAT family N-acetyltransferase, with the protein MRLVTGDGLGGAAPAGGGGPVGLPVRDGAVELGSPQVLAEAPALAGVLVDAVAGGASLGFLAPLTHEAATAWWRARAAAVANGRQAVWAARRGGEVVGAVLLTLAQAENGRHRAEVGKLAVRRDARGGGVGRSLLRAVEEGAAARGVTLLVLDTETGSPAEGLYRSAGWAEVGAIPGFAADPTGELRSTTVFYKAL; encoded by the coding sequence GTGAGGCTCGTGACCGGGGACGGGCTGGGCGGCGCGGCGCCCGCGGGCGGCGGCGGCCCGGTGGGCCTGCCGGTGCGGGACGGCGCGGTGGAGCTGGGTTCCCCGCAGGTGCTGGCCGAAGCGCCTGCGCTGGCGGGGGTGCTGGTGGACGCGGTCGCGGGAGGCGCGTCCCTGGGCTTCCTGGCCCCGCTGACGCACGAGGCCGCCACGGCGTGGTGGCGGGCGCGGGCCGCGGCGGTGGCGAACGGCAGGCAGGCGGTGTGGGCGGCCAGGCGCGGCGGCGAGGTCGTGGGCGCGGTGCTGCTGACCCTGGCGCAGGCGGAGAACGGCCGTCACCGCGCCGAGGTGGGCAAGCTGGCGGTCCGCCGCGACGCGCGGGGCGGCGGCGTGGGCAGGTCGCTGCTGCGGGCGGTGGAGGAGGGCGCGGCGGCGCGCGGCGTCACGCTGCTCGTGCTCGACACCGAGACCGGGTCGCCCGCCGAGGGGCTGTACCGGTCGGCGGGCTGGGCGGAGGTCGGCGCGATCCCCGGCTTCGCGGCCGACCCGACCGGTGAGCTGAGGTCCACGACGGTGTTCTACAAGGCGCTGTGA
- a CDS encoding enoyl-CoA hydratase-related protein — protein sequence MGEHISVERTGDVVRITMDRAGRRNSLSGEHLAELLAAFRAVAATDAVGVVLAGDGPAFCSGHDFADVAERDLGGVQELLRVCVELMRTIQSVPQVVIARVHGVATAAGCQLVASCDLAVAAEDASFALPGGKGGWFCHTPAVPLARSVGRKRLMELALTGDPIDAQTALEWGLVNRVVPLAWLDSAVDELMARATRGSRASKAMGKQTIYAQLDRPEADAYAIAAEVMAASSQTPAAREGMAAFLEKRDARWVD from the coding sequence ATGGGCGAGCACATCAGCGTCGAGCGCACCGGTGACGTCGTGCGCATCACCATGGACCGGGCCGGGCGGCGCAACTCGCTGTCCGGGGAGCACCTCGCCGAGCTGCTGGCCGCGTTCCGCGCGGTCGCCGCCACCGACGCGGTCGGGGTCGTGCTGGCCGGGGACGGGCCCGCGTTCTGCTCCGGGCACGACTTCGCCGACGTCGCCGAGCGGGACCTCGGCGGGGTGCAGGAGCTGCTGCGGGTGTGCGTCGAGCTGATGCGCACGATCCAGTCGGTGCCGCAGGTGGTGATCGCGCGGGTGCACGGGGTGGCCACGGCCGCCGGGTGCCAGCTGGTGGCCTCGTGCGACCTGGCGGTCGCCGCCGAGGACGCCTCGTTCGCGCTGCCCGGCGGCAAGGGCGGGTGGTTCTGCCACACGCCCGCCGTGCCCCTGGCGCGCTCGGTGGGGCGCAAGCGGCTGATGGAGCTGGCGCTCACCGGTGACCCGATCGACGCGCAGACCGCGCTGGAGTGGGGCCTGGTGAACCGGGTCGTGCCGCTCGCGTGGCTGGACTCGGCGGTGGACGAGCTGATGGCCCGCGCCACGCGGGGCAGCCGGGCGAGCAAGGCCATGGGGAAGCAGACGATCTACGCGCAGCTCGACCGGCCGGAGGCGGACGCCTACGCGATCGCGGCCGAGGTCATGGCGGCCTCGTCGCAGACCCCCGCCGCGCGCGAGGGGATGGCGGCGTTCCTGGAGAAGCGGGACGCCCGCTGGGTGGACTGA
- a CDS encoding cysteine hydrolase family protein, producing METALIVIDVQQGFADPVWGARNNPDAEANIEALQNAWRGPLVLVRHDSVEPGSPLRPDQPGNALQPFLDVERADLVFGKSVNSAFHGEVDLDGWLRERGVEDLVLVGIQTNMCVETSTRVAGNLGYRATLALDATYTFDLEDLTADQLYHATEVNLRGGGFARIASTAEVLAGLR from the coding sequence ATGGAGACCGCACTGATCGTGATCGACGTGCAGCAGGGCTTCGCGGACCCGGTGTGGGGCGCGCGCAACAACCCGGACGCGGAGGCGAACATCGAGGCGCTGCAGAACGCCTGGCGGGGACCGCTGGTGCTGGTGCGGCACGACTCGGTGGAACCGGGCTCCCCGCTGCGCCCGGACCAGCCGGGGAACGCGCTGCAGCCGTTCCTGGACGTCGAGCGGGCGGACCTGGTGTTCGGCAAGTCGGTGAACTCGGCGTTCCACGGGGAGGTGGACCTGGACGGCTGGTTGCGCGAGCGGGGCGTGGAGGACCTGGTGCTGGTGGGGATCCAGACGAACATGTGCGTGGAGACGAGCACGCGGGTGGCGGGGAACCTGGGGTACCGGGCGACGCTGGCGCTGGACGCGACGTACACGTTCGACCTGGAGGACCTGACGGCGGACCAGCTGTACCACGCGACGGAGGTCAACCTGAGGGGCGGCGGCTTCGCCCGGATCGCGTCGACGGCGGAGGTCCTGGCCGGTCTGCGCTGA